A section of the Pedobacter sp. HDW13 genome encodes:
- a CDS encoding RagB/SusD family nutrient uptake outer membrane protein, producing MFKKNKITPKINQAATGLLCCFVLLLTLNGCKKFLEMPLKDKVPQQALFNDEQGFTDALTGVYLGMDKPASFAGKGLYTQDLSVGMLSVLVNNYTNASTSALGDNLYANTYRYDYAQVGVKAEMALIWGGMYNNIANLNNLLGYVDAKKEVFSRDHYNKVKGEALALRGLFHFDLARLFGQLPLTGMNEKAIPYVSNFTAKAAPFLTLNAVLDSCIADLNQAKNILAQADTSALQQGNLDLFSGYTQNHMNYWATKACLARIYLYKGDYANAMANAKEVIGSNKFPLSTSNVALATASTRDRLFSKELVFALYSTNIGLINEGLFNVGGTTGVSLQLAPANKTALYGTTDWRLSWFDNNSAKAFNVPSKFFQNAGLPYPMQNIMPVIRISEMYYVVAECANAMGDLATGLSYLNLARSARGLTTLTTATVPDGIALSAEITREYKREFIQEGQTFFYYKRLNKDLKTESGTTVPVPANVYVFPIPDKELEYNK from the coding sequence ATGTTTAAAAAGAATAAAATTACACCGAAAATCAATCAGGCAGCCACTGGCTTGTTATGTTGCTTTGTACTGTTGCTTACATTGAACGGATGTAAGAAATTTCTGGAAATGCCATTAAAAGATAAAGTCCCTCAACAAGCTTTGTTTAATGATGAACAAGGTTTCACCGACGCCCTGACAGGCGTTTATTTAGGGATGGATAAGCCGGCTTCTTTTGCTGGAAAAGGTTTATATACGCAAGATTTATCGGTAGGAATGCTTTCGGTATTGGTGAATAATTACACCAATGCCTCAACCTCGGCTTTAGGCGATAACCTTTACGCCAATACTTACCGGTATGATTATGCCCAGGTAGGGGTAAAAGCTGAAATGGCATTGATATGGGGCGGAATGTATAACAACATCGCTAATCTAAATAACCTGCTTGGTTATGTTGATGCAAAAAAAGAAGTTTTTTCAAGAGATCACTACAATAAGGTTAAAGGAGAGGCTTTAGCACTAAGGGGTTTATTCCACTTTGATCTGGCCCGTTTATTTGGTCAGTTACCTTTAACGGGTATGAATGAGAAGGCAATACCATACGTGAGTAATTTTACAGCTAAAGCAGCCCCTTTTTTAACGCTTAATGCAGTATTGGATTCTTGTATAGCAGATTTAAATCAGGCTAAAAATATACTGGCCCAGGCAGATACTTCAGCGTTACAGCAAGGCAATTTAGATTTATTTTCGGGCTATACCCAAAATCACATGAACTATTGGGCAACCAAAGCCTGTTTGGCCCGTATTTACCTGTACAAGGGAGATTATGCAAATGCTATGGCCAATGCAAAAGAAGTTATTGGAAGTAATAAATTTCCGCTGTCTACCAGTAACGTAGCTTTGGCAACGGCCAGTACCAGAGATCGCCTTTTTTCAAAAGAACTGGTTTTTGCACTTTACAGTACCAACATCGGCTTAATTAACGAAGGGCTTTTTAATGTAGGCGGAACGACGGGAGTTTCACTTCAGCTTGCACCTGCTAATAAAACTGCACTTTACGGCACTACCGACTGGAGGTTATCGTGGTTCGATAATAATTCGGCAAAAGCCTTTAATGTTCCTTCTAAATTTTTCCAGAATGCGGGATTACCCTATCCCATGCAAAATATTATGCCTGTGATCAGGATTTCTGAAATGTACTATGTGGTTGCTGAATGTGCTAATGCAATGGGAGATCTTGCAACAGGATTATCGTACTTGAATTTAGCCAGGAGCGCAAGGGGCTTAACTACATTAACAACAGCCACTGTACCAGATGGAATAGCCTTATCTGCAGAGATTACCAGAGAATATAAAAGGGAATTTATCCAGGAAGGACAAACTTTCTTTTACTATAAAAGACTGAATAAAGATTTGAAAACAGAATCGGGAACAACAGTTCCTGTTCCTGCCAATGTATATGTATTTCCAATTCCGGATAAGGAATTAGAGTACAATAAATAG
- a CDS encoding DUF4843 domain-containing protein gives MTAFLSISFFSGCSKDPALFAEADAIYFGTADTSISYSFAKYPKKLKDTINVPVNVLGNSAATDRSFSVEILPSANNAAIEGTHFKLLTNLIIPAKSVMGMLPVVVYRTADLENGKQVKINLKLKKDQNFAAEGITTKQKITINLGYMQKPDSWGEFTGTVTGFFAGYQTNFGTWSPTKYKVILDALYDPATGVTITEFPGSRFSPPVAYNLYLATVRNYIKTNYPGNYGLPGAVLNDPDNGNKPIQVGPANY, from the coding sequence ATGACAGCTTTTTTGTCCATCTCCTTTTTTAGCGGATGCAGCAAGGATCCTGCTTTGTTTGCAGAAGCCGATGCCATTTATTTTGGAACGGCCGACACAAGCATCTCTTACTCCTTTGCTAAATACCCTAAAAAGTTAAAAGATACCATTAACGTGCCTGTAAATGTATTGGGAAATTCTGCCGCGACAGATAGGTCGTTCAGTGTTGAAATATTGCCTTCTGCTAACAACGCAGCCATTGAAGGCACACATTTTAAGCTGTTAACAAATCTAATTATCCCTGCAAAATCGGTAATGGGTATGCTTCCGGTTGTAGTATATCGTACTGCTGATTTAGAAAACGGGAAACAGGTTAAAATAAACCTTAAACTAAAGAAAGATCAGAATTTCGCAGCAGAGGGGATTACCACTAAACAGAAAATAACAATTAACCTGGGGTATATGCAGAAACCAGATTCGTGGGGTGAGTTTACCGGAACGGTAACCGGTTTTTTTGCGGGCTATCAGACTAATTTCGGCACCTGGAGCCCCACAAAATACAAAGTGATTTTAGATGCCCTGTACGATCCGGCAACAGGAGTAACCATAACAGAGTTTCCCGGAAGCAGATTTTCTCCCCCTGTGGCCTATAACTTATATCTGGCAACGGTAAGAAATTATATCAAAACAAATTACCCGGGCAATTACGGCTTACCAGGCGCGGTATTAAACGATCCTGACAATGGGAATAAACCCATCCAGGTTGGACCGGCAAACTATTAA
- a CDS encoding PKD-like family lipoprotein: MKKILGIFLSLTAVASIIIGCSKDQGNYDYIEINTLKISADMASADPAMFVTPDSIILRQNDSLKVKLKIDASIGAPGNLSYQWLITQYLQANANPSKYMISEAASLKTRITLPPNLYRLVARVTNNDTGVSYYKTFVLNVSGAEWGGEGWLVLQEQQNGADISVITTRDGGVKGKVFNNVYATMNGHKLPAGTFKVNVVNYATAINAQKVSFLYPNGGLQVRSVDFADSTRIENWFTPGAISSMNFQANGSAGGSGAGWEYVIVNNQIAYRQFQSVAHLANPPLFFPPYAGLTIAPYVINASTSDQIYTLYDRVNKGFVLFNASTSALVNIPAYAAATTNLNPVTGSGFDLKNMTDNMIYAENAQPMTASLAIYWNCFFRDDAGNNTYLVQFPRGIAYSNNFTTGRFQLKEANCPGINTATMFANPTFLSQPKGVFYYVNSNKIYTCTVNNLASSAATVGLTFPGGTVIKAMKIFNSGYTAANITALNVPEGKVLVVATDETASGGGNKVYFFNLNAQTGAILGSVSSPADVYTGFDKITDITFKKSLGR, translated from the coding sequence ATGAAAAAAATATTAGGTATTTTCTTAAGCTTAACTGCTGTCGCATCAATAATTATAGGCTGTTCTAAAGATCAGGGAAATTACGATTATATCGAAATCAATACTTTGAAGATTTCGGCTGACATGGCCAGCGCAGATCCAGCTATGTTTGTTACGCCAGATTCAATTATTCTACGTCAGAATGATAGTTTAAAGGTGAAACTAAAAATAGACGCTTCAATTGGTGCTCCGGGCAACCTTTCTTATCAGTGGTTAATTACACAATATTTACAGGCAAATGCGAATCCTTCAAAATATATGATTAGTGAGGCGGCGAGCTTAAAGACTAGGATTACCCTTCCTCCGAATTTATACAGATTGGTGGCCCGGGTAACCAATAACGATACAGGGGTTTCCTATTATAAAACATTTGTACTCAATGTATCTGGGGCAGAATGGGGAGGTGAAGGCTGGCTGGTATTGCAAGAGCAGCAAAATGGAGCCGATATTTCAGTAATTACCACCAGGGATGGCGGGGTAAAAGGGAAAGTCTTCAATAATGTGTATGCTACCATGAACGGGCACAAGCTGCCTGCCGGAACTTTTAAGGTAAACGTAGTTAATTATGCAACTGCAATTAATGCACAAAAGGTCTCGTTCCTTTATCCAAATGGAGGATTACAGGTTAGAAGTGTTGATTTTGCGGACTCAACAAGGATAGAAAACTGGTTTACTCCCGGTGCAATATCTTCGATGAATTTTCAGGCAAACGGTTCTGCGGGTGGCTCGGGAGCTGGATGGGAATATGTAATTGTAAATAACCAGATTGCTTACCGTCAGTTTCAAAGTGTGGCTCATTTGGCTAACCCCCCTTTGTTTTTTCCACCTTATGCTGGTCTTACTATTGCGCCATATGTAATTAATGCCAGTACAAGTGATCAAATATATACCCTTTATGATAGGGTGAATAAAGGGTTTGTGTTGTTTAATGCCTCTACATCTGCATTGGTAAATATACCCGCCTATGCTGCGGCCACAACAAATTTAAATCCTGTTACCGGGAGTGGATTTGATTTGAAAAACATGACCGATAATATGATTTATGCTGAGAATGCACAACCCATGACGGCATCGCTCGCCATATACTGGAATTGTTTCTTTAGAGATGACGCTGGTAACAACACCTACCTGGTGCAGTTTCCAAGAGGTATAGCTTATTCAAACAATTTTACAACCGGACGTTTCCAGTTAAAAGAAGCAAACTGTCCGGGTATTAATACTGCGACCATGTTTGCTAATCCGACCTTTTTATCGCAGCCAAAGGGAGTGTTTTATTATGTAAACAGCAATAAAATATACACTTGTACAGTGAATAATCTGGCCAGTTCTGCTGCAACGGTTGGTTTAACATTTCCAGGTGGCACAGTAATCAAAGCGATGAAGATTTTTAATTCGGGTTATACTGCCGCTAATATTACCGCACTTAATGTACCCGAAGGTAAGGTGTTGGTAGTAGCAACCGATGAAACGGCCAGTGGTGGTGGAAACAAGGTTTATTTCTTTAACCTCAACGCTCAAACTGGCGCTATTTTAGGCTCAGTGTCATCTCCAGCCGATGTTTATACCGGCTTTGATAAAATTACCGATATCACCTTTAAAAAATCTCTCGGGAGATAA
- a CDS encoding zinc-dependent metalloprotease produces MIKLKFIPVFALVLFAAEKGFAQDSTSVTKPVVVAKLKPYNQVITAKSISKLGLFTVHKVDERYYFEIPDELLSREFLFTTRLSKVPTGSPRYSGDLMNGIIVSFEKAAGDKLFVRAITNVAQSDPSNELAKAVKNATIDPIIMVLDLKARSVDGKSSVVEMTDFFLKDNLISGFHPAAKKQMGTGAPAADRSAILGMEAYPNNIEVKSLKTYALAVAPRPAAADGDSPADASAPAPSSVGVTFEISNSVMVLPKEAMKIQAYDPRVGFKSDSYTVFSDAQQKVEERRFIIKNRLEVKPEDLKRYQAGELVEPKEPLVYYIDPATPKQYRKYMIAGINNWNEAFKAAGFKNAIIGKEWPVNDKSMDLEDGRFRVIRYMPAISPFVDNNQVTDPRSGEIIQTYIGWSHSQVKTLHDWYMIQAGAADKDARNMKFSEELMGALIQAEISRTVGFTLGLTENLGSSYAIPLEKLRDKNWLANHPFNYSIMDYNHYNYVAQPADQVSRKGLIPQISDYDKWAIKWAYTNTGATSFEADKKIRLGWIKNNLNANTNLIFASQPAGIKPTDITNPTAQWEDLSNNPVGAAAYGIKNLKYVMANLIPWTTTGENTYYNTSDLYYTLVSQYSFFMRYAFTQIGGVTENLKTVDQVGDVYVPVAKIIQKQAVAFLNKEVFNTPNWILDPNVLNKFRKPAKKEDVTKMQEDALFKLIDPNRLFRMNTATMRFGKDKTYTVDEMLTDLRSGLYAEFKNHQMVDGNKRYLQKFAVNYLLKYLAEGEVVPDPTKDVLIAGTDIPLAMRKNLKAIEAQCKAAIPTYTDPVMLAHLKYISDKINNALNPKN; encoded by the coding sequence ATGATAAAATTAAAGTTTATACCTGTTTTTGCCCTCGTTTTATTTGCGGCAGAAAAAGGATTCGCACAAGATTCGACCTCGGTTACCAAACCTGTAGTTGTAGCTAAATTAAAGCCCTATAACCAGGTTATTACAGCTAAGTCTATATCAAAGCTGGGTTTGTTTACTGTTCACAAAGTTGATGAACGTTATTATTTTGAAATCCCTGATGAATTGTTGTCAAGGGAATTCCTGTTCACAACGCGTTTGAGTAAAGTTCCGACCGGAAGTCCCCGTTATAGTGGAGATCTGATGAATGGCATTATTGTTTCTTTCGAAAAAGCAGCTGGTGATAAACTATTTGTACGTGCTATAACCAATGTCGCACAAAGCGACCCGTCAAATGAACTGGCAAAAGCAGTTAAAAATGCTACCATTGATCCCATCATTATGGTATTAGATTTAAAAGCACGCAGTGTTGATGGTAAATCTTCTGTTGTGGAAATGACAGATTTCTTTTTAAAGGATAACCTGATTTCCGGTTTCCATCCTGCGGCTAAAAAACAAATGGGTACCGGTGCACCGGCAGCGGATAGGTCGGCAATTCTGGGAATGGAAGCTTATCCAAATAATATCGAGGTAAAATCACTTAAAACCTATGCTTTGGCTGTGGCCCCAAGGCCAGCAGCGGCTGATGGAGATTCTCCTGCCGACGCTTCGGCACCAGCGCCGTCGAGCGTTGGCGTTACCTTCGAAATTAGCAATTCAGTAATGGTATTGCCTAAAGAGGCCATGAAAATTCAGGCTTATGATCCAAGAGTTGGTTTCAAATCTGATTCTTACACTGTTTTTTCTGATGCACAACAGAAGGTGGAGGAAAGACGCTTTATCATTAAGAACAGACTGGAAGTAAAACCCGAAGATTTAAAACGTTATCAGGCAGGCGAACTGGTAGAACCTAAAGAACCATTGGTGTATTATATCGATCCAGCAACGCCAAAACAATACAGAAAATACATGATTGCCGGTATCAATAACTGGAACGAGGCATTTAAGGCCGCAGGTTTCAAGAATGCCATTATTGGCAAAGAGTGGCCGGTTAACGATAAATCAATGGATTTGGAAGATGGACGTTTCCGCGTTATTCGCTACATGCCAGCTATCAGCCCCTTTGTTGATAATAACCAGGTAACAGATCCACGTTCGGGAGAAATTATCCAAACTTATATCGGTTGGTCGCACTCGCAGGTTAAAACCCTTCACGACTGGTACATGATTCAAGCCGGGGCGGCAGATAAAGATGCACGAAACATGAAATTTAGCGAAGAACTAATGGGTGCATTAATACAGGCGGAAATCAGCAGAACTGTAGGCTTTACACTGGGTTTAACAGAAAACCTGGGCAGCAGTTATGCAATCCCTTTAGAAAAACTGAGAGATAAAAACTGGCTGGCAAATCACCCGTTTAATTATTCGATCATGGATTATAACCATTATAATTATGTGGCCCAACCTGCTGATCAGGTTTCGCGTAAAGGTTTAATTCCACAGATTAGCGATTATGATAAATGGGCTATTAAATGGGCTTATACCAACACCGGGGCTACCAGTTTCGAAGCAGATAAGAAAATCAGATTGGGCTGGATTAAAAACAATTTAAATGCAAATACTAACCTGATTTTTGCAAGCCAGCCTGCCGGTATTAAACCTACGGATATTACCAATCCTACAGCGCAATGGGAAGATTTAAGTAATAACCCAGTAGGGGCAGCAGCATATGGTATAAAAAACCTGAAGTATGTTATGGCTAATTTAATTCCGTGGACGACTACAGGCGAAAATACGTATTATAATACTTCAGACCTTTATTACACTCTTGTAAGCCAATATTCGTTCTTTATGCGTTATGCTTTTACTCAAATTGGCGGTGTTACAGAAAATTTGAAAACTGTAGACCAGGTTGGCGATGTATATGTTCCTGTTGCGAAGATAATTCAAAAACAGGCAGTTGCTTTTTTAAATAAGGAAGTTTTTAACACGCCAAACTGGATTTTGGACCCTAACGTATTAAACAAATTCAGAAAGCCCGCTAAAAAAGAAGACGTTACAAAAATGCAGGAAGATGCACTTTTTAAACTTATTGATCCTAACCGCCTTTTCCGTATGAACACTGCTACCATGCGTTTTGGAAAGGATAAAACCTATACGGTTGATGAGATGCTTACTGATCTAAGAAGTGGGCTTTATGCCGAGTTCAAAAATCACCAAATGGTAGATGGCAATAAGCGGTATCTGCAAAAATTTGCAGTAAATTATTTGCTTAAATATCTGGCAGAAGGCGAAGTAGTTCCAGATCCAACAAAAGATGTCCTTATTGCGGGGACAGATATTCCTTTGGCCATGCGTAAAAACTTAAAAGCAATTGAGGCCCAATGTAAAGCTGCAATTCCAACTTACACTGATCCGGTAATGTTGGCGCATCTTAAATACATTTCGGACAAAATCAACAATGCCCTAAATCCGAAAAATTAA
- a CDS encoding TlpA disulfide reductase family protein yields the protein MRSKLLAILLWCSLAAGNVYANGNKATIDCTIYGNRASGLFLYELKDGTTVSLGFKRPDVNGNCNFEVDVKEGIFFFKKAGGKGHEFKYTIYLKAGEHKKVSFYMEKSSVDYDSCVIENENTESKFLQEWLNAKNEYSHSVATKPDIGRSKYAQFEKFAISFLASHKTNNTYFNIWLNDKVSIDLKYLKAGNYFGLGRLNANYDSTANAQPFYKPLLDKNIVNDVRLLRSEHGMELLDYVFGYRKFIEVKNQEKVLENYFSPENAAKINNGSVKVAFLLHKMPGVKEFEHFVKYVEPYKDIFTTVAQKEAYQKLYNDLTPFAVGKAGYNFELKDVNEKTYTLNGFKGKVVVIDVWAMWCAPCLAEKPIMEKIAEGYKNRNDIAFIGMSVDGYSKKDAWKGFVKKHAFTSIELLSQFDESLFKFYKISVIPRFLIFDREGKIVTVDAPRPSDPRFKKIVDAALAVK from the coding sequence ATGAGGAGTAAATTATTAGCCATTTTATTATGGTGCAGCCTCGCGGCTGGCAACGTTTATGCTAATGGAAATAAAGCAACTATTGACTGCACCATTTATGGAAACAGAGCCAGTGGATTGTTTTTATACGAGCTCAAAGATGGTACGACGGTAAGTTTAGGGTTTAAACGACCCGATGTTAATGGGAACTGTAATTTTGAAGTTGATGTTAAAGAAGGTATCTTTTTTTTCAAAAAGGCAGGAGGAAAGGGGCATGAGTTCAAATATACCATCTACCTTAAAGCAGGTGAACATAAAAAAGTTAGCTTTTACATGGAAAAGAGCTCTGTTGATTACGATAGTTGCGTTATTGAGAATGAAAATACCGAAAGCAAATTTTTACAGGAATGGTTAAATGCCAAGAATGAATATAGTCATTCCGTTGCTACTAAACCAGATATTGGCCGTAGTAAGTATGCTCAGTTCGAAAAATTTGCCATCTCATTTTTGGCTTCACACAAAACCAATAACACTTATTTTAATATCTGGCTTAACGATAAGGTTAGTATTGATCTTAAATATCTGAAAGCTGGCAATTATTTTGGTTTAGGGAGGCTGAATGCCAATTATGATAGTACGGCAAATGCTCAGCCATTTTATAAACCTCTGCTTGATAAAAATATAGTGAACGATGTTCGTTTGCTACGTTCTGAACATGGAATGGAATTGCTTGATTATGTTTTTGGTTATCGGAAGTTTATTGAAGTTAAAAATCAGGAGAAGGTTTTAGAGAACTATTTTTCTCCTGAAAATGCCGCAAAAATAAATAATGGTAGTGTTAAGGTAGCTTTCCTTTTGCATAAGATGCCCGGGGTTAAAGAATTTGAGCATTTTGTGAAGTATGTAGAGCCATACAAGGATATTTTTACAACTGTAGCGCAAAAAGAGGCTTATCAGAAATTATACAATGATTTAACTCCGTTTGCAGTAGGGAAAGCTGGTTATAACTTTGAGCTTAAAGACGTAAATGAAAAAACGTATACCTTAAACGGCTTTAAGGGCAAGGTTGTGGTTATAGATGTTTGGGCCATGTGGTGTGCTCCTTGTTTAGCAGAAAAGCCAATCATGGAAAAAATTGCCGAAGGCTATAAGAATAGGAATGATATTGCTTTTATTGGAATGTCGGTTGATGGGTACAGTAAAAAGGATGCCTGGAAAGGTTTTGTGAAAAAACATGCCTTTACAAGTATTGAATTATTATCACAATTCGATGAATCACTTTTTAAGTTCTACAAGATATCTGTTATTCCACGTTTTCTGATTTTTGACCGTGAAGGAAAAATAGTAACGGTTGATGCACCGCGGCCATCAGATCCCCGCTTTAAGAAAATAGTAGATGCTGCATTAGCGGTAAAGTAA